A DNA window from Taeniopygia guttata chromosome 8, bTaeGut7.mat, whole genome shotgun sequence contains the following coding sequences:
- the UCHL5 gene encoding ubiquitin carboxyl-terminal hydrolase isozyme L5 isoform X2 has protein sequence MKGLALSNSEVIRQVHNSFARQQMFEFDAKSSAKEEDAFHFVSYVPVNGRLYELDGLREGPIDLGACHQDDWISAVRPVIEKRIQKYSEGEIRFNLMAIVSDRKMIYEQRIAELQQQLAQEEPMDTDQSSNMLSSIQSEVAKYQMLIEEENQKLKRYKIENIRRKHNYLPFIMELLKTLAEHQQLIPLVEKAKEKQNAKKAQEAK, from the exons ATGAAAGGTTTGGCACTGAGCAACTCAGAAGTGATTCGGCAAGTTCACAACAGTTTTGCCAG ACAACAGATGTTTGAGTTTGATGCAAAGTCTTCAGCAAAGGAAGAAGATGCCTTTCACTTTGTAAGCTATGTTCCTGTTAATGGGAGGCTATATGAGCTAGATGGCTTAAGGGAAGGACCAATTGATTTAG GTGCATGCCATCAGGATGATTGGATAAGTGCAGTGCGGCCCGTCATAGAGAAGCGCATACAAAA ATACAGTGAAGGTGAGATAAGGTTTAACCTGATGGCTATTGTGTCTGACAGAAAGATGATATATGAGCAGAGGATTGCAGAGCTACAGCAGCAACTGGCACAG GAGGAGCCCATGGATACAGATCAAAGTAGTAATATGTTGAGTTCTATACAATCAGAAGTTGCAAAATACCAGATGTTAATTGAAGAAGAGaaccaaaaattaaaaagatataAG attgaAAATATTAGAAGAAAACATAACTACCTGCCTTTCATCATGGAATTGTTAAAGACTCTAGCAGAGCACCAGCAGTTAATACCATTAGTAGAAAAA